A single Saccharolobus shibatae B12 DNA region contains:
- a CDS encoding 2-polyprenylphenol hydroxylase — protein sequence MIYYEVIEKKIIDNGYEIKIANFNVKPKAGQYVSLILPSKAEIPLGVGDYDEVNNELKLYVESEKLANEIGKRVILKGPLGKPLDFTNVRTIVGIAYGKLYHDLLYPLKVAYQNKIETFAKCIDCKLNYDEPRSIEDADLILVSAPLQLLYGLKIPRKKILVFNRWVKMNCNLGVCGVCEVKGKLTCIDGPFMRLDDLVD from the coding sequence ATGATATATTATGAAGTTATTGAAAAGAAAATTATAGATAATGGGTACGAAATAAAAATAGCCAACTTTAACGTTAAACCAAAAGCAGGCCAATACGTGAGTCTAATACTGCCTAGTAAGGCTGAAATACCATTAGGTGTTGGAGACTATGATGAAGTTAATAACGAACTTAAACTTTATGTTGAGTCAGAAAAGTTAGCTAACGAAATAGGCAAAAGAGTAATCTTAAAGGGTCCTTTAGGTAAACCTCTAGACTTTACTAATGTAAGAACTATTGTTGGTATTGCATATGGCAAACTTTACCACGACTTGTTATATCCTTTAAAGGTTGCTTATCAGAATAAGATAGAGACCTTTGCAAAGTGTATAGATTGTAAATTAAATTATGACGAACCTAGAAGTATTGAGGATGCTGATCTTATTTTAGTTTCAGCGCCGTTACAACTCTTATATGGATTAAAAATACCTAGAAAGAAAATCTTAGTCTTCAATAGATGGGTTAAGATGAATTGTAATCTAGGAGTTTGCGGAGTATGTGAAGTAAAAGGTAAATTAACTTGTATAGATGGTCCTTTCATGAGGCTTGATGATCTTGTGGATTAA
- a CDS encoding orotidine 5'-phosphate decarboxylase / HUMPS family protein: MLKSRVILAMDKPLSYQILKEMENELYGIKIGLPLVLDLGVHKTRELLNDLNVEEIIVDFKLADIGFIMKSIVEKLSFASSFIAHSFIGVKGALDELKKYLDANSKNLYLVAVMSHEGWSTLFTDYIKNVIREISPKGIVVGGTKLDSITEYRKDFGKMTIISPGMGSQGASYGDAVCAGADYEIIGRSIYNAENPFAALRTINKIIEDKVMNCKGAIFREK, from the coding sequence ATCTTGAAAAGTAGAGTAATATTAGCAATGGATAAACCTCTCTCATATCAGATTCTTAAAGAAATGGAAAATGAGTTATATGGGATAAAAATTGGTTTACCATTGGTATTAGATCTAGGAGTACATAAAACTAGAGAGCTCCTAAATGATTTAAACGTGGAGGAAATTATCGTTGATTTTAAGCTTGCAGATATCGGATTCATAATGAAAAGTATAGTTGAAAAATTGTCTTTCGCCAGCTCGTTCATAGCACATTCTTTTATAGGCGTTAAAGGAGCTCTAGATGAATTAAAAAAATATCTTGATGCGAACTCCAAAAATTTATACCTAGTTGCAGTAATGTCACATGAAGGATGGAGTACGTTATTCACAGACTATATTAAGAACGTTATAAGAGAGATAAGCCCTAAAGGAATAGTGGTTGGGGGAACTAAATTGGATTCCATAACGGAGTATAGGAAAGACTTCGGAAAAATGACTATAATCTCTCCGGGTATGGGTAGCCAAGGTGCAAGTTATGGCGATGCAGTATGTGCTGGAGCAGATTATGAAATCATTGGAAGAAGTATTTATAATGCAGAGAATCCATTTGCAGCATTAAGAACTATAAATAAGATTATTGAGGATAAGGTGATGAATTGTAAAGGAGCAATTTTTAGGGAAAAATGA
- the pyrC gene encoding dihydroorotase: MILWIKGKAYLNKEIKEVCINFDRRIKEIKSICKPDIDLPQGTLILPGVIDLHTHIRGLKLSYKEDVVSGTSEASYGGVTLIGDMPNTIPFVNTVETITTKLKEFEYYSRVDYFVYSGVTKDFEKVDKLPIAGYKIFPEDLEKEETFEVLKSRKLKILHPEVPLALKGNRKLRLNIWYEIGALYYVKAYQNVHITHATNIRTVRLAKELGFTVDMTPHHLLVNGEKDCLTKVNPPIRDINERLWLLQAISEVDTIVSDHAPHASFEKLQPYEICPPGIAAISFTVPFILTLVSKGIISIDRAVELISTNPARILNIPYGEIKENNYANFTIIQFNDWRYSTKYSKVIETPLDGFPLKASVYMTIVQGKASNLEGDVFPVKGINPFGENK, from the coding sequence ATGATCTTGTGGATTAAGGGGAAAGCGTACTTAAATAAGGAGATTAAGGAAGTTTGTATAAATTTTGATAGACGAATAAAGGAAATCAAATCGATTTGTAAACCAGATATTGATTTACCACAAGGTACATTAATACTACCTGGGGTAATAGATCTTCATACTCACATAAGAGGATTAAAATTGTCATATAAAGAAGATGTAGTATCAGGAACTAGTGAAGCTTCTTACGGTGGGGTTACATTAATAGGAGATATGCCAAATACTATACCATTTGTAAACACGGTGGAGACGATAACTACTAAGTTAAAAGAGTTTGAATATTACTCTAGAGTTGATTACTTCGTTTATTCTGGCGTTACTAAGGATTTTGAGAAAGTTGATAAATTGCCTATAGCTGGTTACAAGATATTTCCCGAAGATCTAGAGAAGGAAGAGACATTTGAGGTTTTAAAGTCTAGAAAACTGAAAATCCTTCACCCGGAAGTTCCGCTAGCATTAAAGGGTAATAGAAAACTAAGGTTGAACATATGGTACGAGATAGGAGCATTATATTATGTAAAGGCCTATCAAAATGTTCATATAACTCATGCGACTAATATACGTACTGTAAGATTGGCTAAAGAGTTAGGCTTTACTGTAGATATGACACCTCATCATCTATTAGTTAATGGCGAGAAGGATTGCTTAACCAAGGTTAATCCACCAATAAGAGATATAAATGAAAGGCTTTGGTTATTACAAGCTATAAGTGAAGTAGATACAATTGTAAGTGATCACGCTCCTCATGCAAGTTTCGAAAAACTGCAACCTTACGAGATATGTCCACCTGGTATAGCTGCTATCTCGTTTACAGTTCCTTTTATCTTAACGTTAGTCAGTAAAGGTATAATTAGCATCGACAGAGCGGTAGAACTCATTTCTACAAATCCAGCTAGAATATTGAATATCCCTTATGGTGAGATTAAAGAAAACAATTATGCCAATTTTACCATAATACAATTTAACGATTGGAGATATTCGACTAAATACTCTAAGGTTATTGAAACTCCTCTAGATGGATTTCCGCTAAAGGCTTCAGTTTACATGACTATCGTTCAAGGAAAGGCGAGTAATTTAGAGGGAGATGTATTTCCAGTAAAGGGAATAAATCCATTTGGTGAAAATAAATGA
- the hisI gene encoding phosphoribosyl-AMP cyclohydrolase, with protein sequence MNEEEAQKITSLFNFRHEENTIIAVIQDYKSKEILMVGNMNKEALFKTLTTGYLHFWSLSKKKLWLKGETSGNFQIIEEFKVDCDADAVLFKVRSLGPICHTGNYTCFYRSYDELINSKS encoded by the coding sequence TTGAATGAAGAGGAAGCGCAGAAGATTACATCCTTATTTAACTTTAGACATGAGGAAAATACAATAATTGCCGTAATTCAAGACTATAAAAGTAAGGAAATACTAATGGTGGGAAATATGAATAAGGAAGCGTTGTTCAAGACATTAACCACTGGCTATCTTCATTTTTGGTCTCTAAGTAAAAAGAAATTATGGTTAAAGGGGGAAACTAGTGGAAATTTTCAAATCATCGAAGAATTTAAAGTGGATTGTGATGCAGATGCTGTACTTTTTAAAGTAAGATCATTAGGACCTATTTGTCATACTGGTAACTATACCTGTTTTTACAGAAGTTATGATGAGCTAATTAATAGTAAGAGTTAA
- a CDS encoding RPA12/RPB9/RPC11 RNA polymerase family protein — protein MQKFLYYSIALFSLMKFCPKCGGLMVPSKKDGKEILKCSKCGYEMTLSEKEKKEYSVKESKDKSSKVLTTSIVSDKEGRNLSEELEHEREEYYKEIGLELLREEFEGNEEEEGRED, from the coding sequence ATGCAAAAGTTTTTATACTATTCCATCGCTTTATTTTCACTTATGAAGTTCTGTCCTAAGTGCGGAGGATTAATGGTTCCATCAAAGAAAGATGGGAAAGAGATCCTAAAGTGCAGTAAGTGTGGATATGAGATGACGTTAAGTGAAAAAGAGAAGAAAGAATACAGTGTAAAGGAAAGTAAGGATAAGAGTAGTAAGGTATTAACAACGTCGATAGTCAGCGATAAAGAGGGAAGAAACTTAAGTGAAGAGCTAGAGCATGAGAGGGAAGAGTACTATAAGGAAATAGGGTTAGAATTACTAAGAGAGGAATTCGAGGGAAATGAAGAGGAAGAGGGTAGAGAAGATTAG
- a CDS encoding metal-sulfur cluster assembly factor has protein sequence MSSQQQKVDREEWKKKIMEALKDVYDPEIPVDIVNLGLIYDLKINDEGDVYLRLGLTAPGCPVIDDLVYTVEQVIKESVPAKSVEVDIDLDTQWTPLKMTAEGREKFKQLYGYDIVEMWVQTYGLPADEQKS, from the coding sequence ATGAGTTCACAACAGCAAAAAGTAGACAGGGAAGAATGGAAGAAAAAAATAATGGAGGCATTAAAAGACGTTTATGATCCAGAAATTCCAGTTGATATAGTAAATTTGGGACTTATTTATGATCTGAAAATAAATGACGAAGGTGATGTTTACCTTAGATTAGGATTAACAGCACCTGGATGTCCAGTTATTGATGATTTAGTATATACTGTAGAGCAAGTAATAAAGGAAAGTGTACCAGCTAAGAGTGTAGAAGTTGACATAGATTTAGATACACAATGGACTCCATTAAAAATGACAGCTGAGGGTAGAGAGAAGTTTAAGCAATTATATGGTTACGATATAGTTGAGATGTGGGTACAGACTTATGGACTACCAGCTGATGAACAGAAGTCATAA
- a CDS encoding MarC family protein, whose product MSELVSIPEIAFKLYAIMDPLSILPYLIALYEEFNRNSQNKISWGFLVNKLSIAVTVLLLFFSILGGPLLAFLGISVSALEIGGGIILVYLGVDTLGGFQQLKFLSSRIEEAIITPIATPLIVGPGTMTGLITLSVSNNLIILILGSLLAALLVYLSLLLGPIIIRVLGNTGTVAVGRFMAIIIAAFGVQLIIDGISQIKLI is encoded by the coding sequence ATGAGCGAATTAGTTTCAATCCCAGAAATAGCCTTTAAACTATATGCAATTATGGATCCGCTATCAATACTTCCTTATCTCATTGCGTTGTATGAAGAATTCAATCGCAATTCTCAAAATAAAATAAGTTGGGGATTTTTGGTAAACAAATTATCCATAGCAGTTACTGTATTGCTTTTATTTTTCTCCATACTTGGTGGACCACTTTTAGCTTTTTTAGGTATAAGTGTTTCTGCGTTAGAGATAGGTGGAGGTATAATATTAGTTTACTTAGGTGTGGATACTCTTGGAGGATTCCAGCAGTTGAAGTTCCTATCAAGCAGGATAGAGGAAGCCATAATCACGCCTATTGCTACGCCTCTTATCGTAGGTCCAGGTACAATGACTGGATTAATCACCTTATCGGTCAGTAATAATTTAATAATTTTAATTCTCGGTAGTTTACTGGCTGCACTACTGGTTTATCTGTCTTTACTATTAGGTCCTATCATAATTAGAGTACTAGGTAATACAGGTACAGTAGCAGTAGGTAGATTTATGGCAATCATAATAGCAGCATTTGGCGTTCAGCTTATAATAGATGGCATATCACAAATAAAGTTGATATGA
- a CDS encoding B12-binding domain-containing radical SAM protein, with protein sequence MNFLEQTFDFILTTDRCLMTNHHGKEFLGFLGTGPAVGVPESVWKWLACPKMKVDDLGRPEQAPYGMRKVEAKLIDEGFKAAIIDPDHLDRHLKYAKALMFSHHDYFAFGPPSSTWWGITKKEPINYKSFQALINKPEIQEAKKRGMKILVGGPSTWQWLWREDMIEKVGVDTLVDGEGEKIVVKLAQMILDNEPLPKYVYVSGDDVPDIDDISEIKGASVNGMIEIMRGCARSCRFCSVTIRPTRYYPLEKIEKELQTNVRAGVRHGVVHSDDVLFYGAVGIYPRPEPLIKLHTLVKKYYKTIAWSHASLAAIRYSEEKYGLISKLGEIIFDDEQRYLGVEVGIETGSVRLAKEIMPAKSAPYKPEEYPEIVEEAFKIMHENKIIPAGTMIVGLPEETEDDVYKTIELVDNLRPYRSILVPMFFVPMGFFKNRDWFTRVKLSEAHIELYRKVFWHDVYWAEDIINSFYMKGPVYMPVRFALKLFLRFAKKKMREVEKWLESQLKA encoded by the coding sequence GTGAATTTTTTGGAGCAGACATTTGATTTCATATTAACAACAGATAGATGTTTAATGACTAACCATCACGGAAAGGAATTCTTAGGATTTTTAGGTACTGGTCCTGCTGTAGGAGTACCCGAATCTGTATGGAAATGGCTAGCTTGCCCTAAAATGAAAGTTGATGACTTAGGAAGACCAGAGCAAGCCCCATATGGAATGAGGAAAGTTGAGGCTAAACTAATAGATGAAGGATTTAAGGCAGCAATAATAGATCCAGATCATCTAGATAGGCATTTAAAATACGCTAAGGCCTTAATGTTTTCACATCATGATTACTTCGCTTTCGGTCCACCATCTTCAACATGGTGGGGTATAACTAAAAAGGAACCAATAAATTATAAGAGCTTCCAAGCTTTAATAAATAAACCGGAAATCCAAGAGGCCAAGAAGAGAGGAATGAAGATATTAGTAGGCGGTCCTTCAACATGGCAATGGTTATGGAGAGAAGATATGATAGAGAAAGTTGGCGTAGATACGTTGGTAGATGGTGAAGGAGAAAAAATTGTAGTCAAATTGGCACAAATGATATTAGATAATGAGCCCTTACCAAAATACGTTTACGTTAGCGGCGATGATGTACCGGATATAGATGATATTTCAGAAATTAAGGGGGCAAGCGTTAATGGTATGATTGAGATAATGAGGGGATGTGCTAGATCTTGCAGATTCTGCTCTGTTACTATAAGACCTACTAGGTATTATCCATTAGAAAAAATTGAAAAGGAATTACAAACAAATGTTAGAGCAGGAGTGAGACATGGGGTTGTACATAGTGATGACGTGCTATTTTATGGTGCAGTAGGAATATATCCTAGGCCAGAACCATTAATAAAGCTCCATACACTAGTTAAGAAATATTATAAGACAATAGCGTGGAGTCATGCAAGTCTAGCTGCAATAAGATACTCTGAAGAGAAGTATGGTTTAATTAGTAAACTAGGTGAGATAATATTTGATGATGAGCAAAGGTATCTAGGTGTTGAGGTAGGAATAGAAACTGGTTCAGTTAGATTAGCCAAAGAGATAATGCCAGCTAAATCCGCACCGTATAAGCCTGAAGAATATCCAGAGATAGTAGAAGAGGCGTTTAAGATAATGCATGAAAACAAGATAATTCCAGCTGGTACTATGATAGTAGGTTTGCCAGAAGAGACTGAAGATGACGTTTACAAAACGATAGAATTAGTAGATAATTTAAGACCATATAGAAGTATATTAGTTCCTATGTTCTTCGTGCCTATGGGCTTTTTCAAAAATAGAGATTGGTTCACTAGAGTAAAGTTAAGTGAGGCACATATAGAGCTATACAGAAAAGTATTCTGGCATGACGTATATTGGGCTGAGGATATAATAAATTCCTTCTACATGAAAGGGCCAGTATATATGCCAGTAAGATTCGCATTGAAGCTATTCCTAAGATTCGCAAAGAAGAAAATGAGAGAAGTAGAAAAATGGTTAGAGAGTCAACTAAAAGCATAA
- the pyrE gene encoding orotate phosphoribosyltransferase: protein MSFAEVLLERKLLLIGSFILTSGKVSPYYLDLRPLPNYPEFYDIVNQAIKKVKDIPHDIIVGIATGGVPLSSFIACNLREPMGYIRIEKKGHGTNRTLELDVKGKRVLLVDDVATTGVSIEKATLEILNGGGKVSDALVIIDRQEGASQRLEKLGVKLHSLFKISEILDELLKSDKLKDNEKKSILDYLVKNLEK, encoded by the coding sequence ATGAGTTTCGCAGAAGTATTACTCGAAAGGAAATTATTATTAATAGGAAGTTTCATTTTAACGTCAGGTAAGGTTAGCCCGTATTACTTAGATTTAAGACCTTTACCAAATTATCCAGAATTTTACGATATAGTTAATCAAGCTATAAAGAAGGTAAAAGATATACCCCATGATATAATAGTAGGAATAGCTACTGGAGGAGTTCCCTTATCGTCTTTCATAGCTTGTAACCTTAGAGAGCCTATGGGATATATTAGAATAGAAAAGAAAGGCCATGGAACCAATCGTACATTAGAACTCGATGTAAAAGGAAAGAGAGTATTATTAGTAGATGATGTTGCAACTACTGGAGTATCCATAGAGAAAGCAACATTGGAGATTCTTAATGGTGGGGGTAAAGTTTCAGACGCATTAGTAATCATAGATAGACAAGAAGGGGCTTCACAAAGATTGGAAAAATTAGGAGTCAAGTTACACTCTTTATTTAAAATTTCAGAAATTCTAGATGAATTATTGAAGAGTGATAAGCTTAAAGATAATGAAAAGAAATCAATTCTAGACTATTTGGTGAAGAATCTTGAAAAGTAG
- a CDS encoding Lrp/AsnC family transcriptional regulator has protein sequence MFISMSDSKKRTVDLDAIDRRLLIELTRDARTSLRRLAEEMNVSPATLHNRMTRMVQEGMIKSFVALLDYSKLGFALTGIIMAKVDGKHLVEFEKEIANADNVIAVYDVVGEYDVVIIAKFRSVEELDSFLKQLLKNPKIERTYTSIVLNVVKEDPRIRIF, from the coding sequence ATGTTTATTAGCATGTCAGATAGTAAAAAACGTACGGTAGATTTGGATGCAATAGATAGGAGGTTATTAATAGAACTCACTAGGGATGCCAGAACAAGTTTAAGAAGGCTTGCGGAAGAGATGAACGTATCCCCAGCTACGCTCCATAATAGGATGACCAGAATGGTACAAGAAGGAATGATAAAGAGCTTCGTAGCTTTACTAGACTATTCTAAATTGGGTTTTGCTCTAACTGGTATAATTATGGCTAAAGTGGATGGAAAACACCTAGTCGAATTCGAAAAAGAGATAGCAAACGCTGATAATGTTATAGCTGTTTATGATGTAGTAGGAGAGTATGATGTTGTGATAATAGCTAAATTTAGAAGCGTTGAGGAGCTAGATAGTTTCTTAAAACAGCTGCTTAAAAATCCTAAGATTGAAAGAACGTATACAAGTATAGTTTTAAATGTTGTCAAAGAGGATCCAAGAATACGAATATTTTAA
- the pyrB gene encoding aspartate carbamoyltransferase — MRLRHVVSSLDLTRDDYFRIFELADKFSNVKKLNYLSGKVVSLAFFEPSTRTAQSFHTAAIKLGADVIGFASEESISIAKGENLADTIRMLSNYSNCIVMRHKFDGAALFASEISDIPIINAGDGKHEHPTQALIDLYTIYKVFGEIDGRTFGLLGDLKYARTVNSLLRALTRFKPKKVFLISPSQLKVRREILDGLNYPVIETENPYDMIQDIDVLYVTRIQKERFVDEVEYEKVKESYVVDLKLVNMMKKDGIILHPLPRVTEIDRKVDKTTNAKYFYQASLAVPVRMALFYEVLGERKDD; from the coding sequence GTGAGATTAAGACACGTAGTTTCTTCCCTAGACTTGACCAGAGATGACTATTTTCGAATATTCGAACTTGCAGACAAGTTCTCTAATGTGAAAAAACTAAATTATCTATCAGGGAAAGTAGTTTCATTAGCTTTCTTTGAGCCAAGTACTAGAACTGCTCAAAGCTTTCATACCGCAGCAATAAAATTGGGTGCTGATGTAATAGGATTTGCCTCAGAGGAATCTATTTCGATAGCTAAGGGTGAAAATCTAGCTGATACCATTAGGATGTTGAGCAATTACTCAAATTGTATTGTAATGAGACATAAGTTTGATGGAGCAGCGTTATTTGCTAGTGAGATAAGCGATATACCTATAATCAATGCCGGAGATGGAAAGCACGAGCATCCCACACAAGCACTCATAGATTTATATACTATTTATAAGGTGTTTGGCGAAATAGATGGTAGAACTTTCGGATTATTAGGAGATCTAAAATACGCGAGGACCGTAAACAGTTTGCTAAGAGCATTAACTAGATTCAAACCAAAGAAGGTATTTCTAATTTCTCCTTCTCAGTTAAAGGTCAGAAGAGAGATTTTAGATGGATTAAACTATCCAGTTATAGAAACTGAAAATCCCTATGACATGATACAAGATATCGACGTGTTATATGTGACTCGAATTCAAAAAGAAAGATTTGTTGATGAAGTAGAATACGAGAAAGTTAAGGAGAGTTATGTGGTTGATCTCAAGTTAGTTAATATGATGAAGAAAGATGGAATTATATTGCATCCATTACCTAGGGTTACCGAAATAGATAGGAAAGTCGATAAAACTACAAACGCTAAATACTTCTATCAAGCATCATTAGCCGTTCCAGTTAGAATGGCTTTATTTTATGAGGTTTTGGGTGAAAGGAAAGATGATTAG
- the serS gene encoding serine--tRNA ligase, whose translation MSWSILEFLRKNPEELKNNLKRRAIDVSLVDKAVELDKKWRQVLQEVERLRHQHNVLSSQIPKLSGEERKKKIEESKNLLKILEDKEKELDKIEDERDRLLSSLPNLVADDVPNGPDDSYNIPIKFWGKFKVYEGDVEEFLRQTKDANVNYEVIKWKPKGHAEMLEDVLHLGNTLKAAEIAGSRFYYLFNDIVWLDFALLLFAIDYITQQGYTLVLPPYMLRGEVIQSVIDLDTFKDAIYKIENEDLYLIATAEHSIAAMFFKEEIEKDKLPLKFAGISPAFRKEAGAANKDLKGIFRVHQFHKVEQFVFSTPEDSWKYHAELITNAESIFQQLELPYRIVNIASGDLGACAAKKFDLEVWMPAQAKFREMVSCSNCTDWQAFRMKIRYVDRKNNKRGYVHTLNSTAIASTRTITAILENYQREDGVVEVPKVLRKYLEIFPKAPKDYIYPLKNKII comes from the coding sequence ATGTCTTGGAGTATCCTAGAGTTTTTGCGAAAAAATCCGGAGGAACTAAAAAATAATTTGAAAAGACGGGCTATAGATGTTTCTTTAGTAGACAAGGCTGTCGAATTAGATAAAAAGTGGAGACAAGTTTTGCAAGAAGTTGAAAGATTAAGGCATCAACACAATGTTTTAAGCTCTCAGATTCCTAAGCTCTCTGGGGAAGAAAGAAAGAAGAAAATTGAGGAAAGCAAAAATTTATTGAAAATCTTAGAGGATAAAGAAAAGGAATTGGACAAAATAGAGGACGAAAGAGATAGATTACTATCGTCTCTGCCAAACCTTGTAGCTGATGATGTGCCAAATGGTCCAGATGATAGCTATAATATTCCTATAAAGTTTTGGGGAAAGTTTAAAGTGTATGAAGGAGATGTTGAAGAATTTCTGAGGCAAACTAAAGATGCTAATGTAAACTATGAAGTAATTAAATGGAAACCTAAAGGACATGCAGAAATGCTAGAGGACGTATTACATTTAGGGAACACGCTCAAAGCTGCTGAAATAGCGGGGTCTAGATTTTACTATTTATTTAATGATATAGTTTGGCTAGATTTCGCGTTATTACTCTTCGCGATAGATTATATCACTCAACAAGGGTACACTTTAGTTCTTCCTCCTTATATGCTAAGGGGAGAAGTTATCCAATCAGTTATCGACCTAGATACATTTAAGGATGCAATATACAAGATAGAAAACGAGGATCTATATCTAATTGCAACTGCAGAACATTCAATAGCTGCCATGTTCTTTAAAGAGGAAATTGAGAAAGATAAATTACCCCTAAAATTTGCTGGAATTAGTCCCGCTTTTAGAAAAGAGGCTGGCGCTGCTAACAAGGATTTAAAGGGAATTTTCAGAGTTCATCAATTTCACAAGGTTGAGCAATTCGTATTTTCAACCCCAGAAGATAGTTGGAAGTACCATGCTGAACTAATAACAAATGCAGAGAGCATATTTCAACAACTTGAATTACCATATAGAATTGTAAATATAGCATCAGGTGATTTAGGCGCATGTGCTGCAAAGAAATTTGACTTAGAAGTATGGATGCCAGCTCAAGCCAAATTTAGAGAAATGGTAAGTTGTAGTAATTGTACAGATTGGCAAGCTTTCAGAATGAAGATAAGATATGTGGATAGGAAAAATAATAAGAGAGGTTATGTGCATACGTTAAATAGTACTGCAATTGCTAGCACAAGAACCATAACGGCTATTTTAGAGAATTATCAAAGAGAAGATGGAGTGGTCGAGGTACCAAAGGTATTAAGAAAGTATCTTGAAATATTTCCGAAAGCTCCTAAAGATTACATATATCCATTAAAAAATAAGATAATTTAA
- the pyrD gene encoding dihydroorotate dehydrogenase PyrD, with amino-acid sequence MIKIKDITFNDPLTIASGIIPDVPNYVTTVCEKYKPSAITTKTVTLNPLEPHKPPTVIKLHDGIYMNAIGLGNPGAKVINEMNVSCPLIVSVGGASINEIKEVVKVIESKAKIIEINVSSPNRKGYGESLSTLIGDIVENVKSVTRLPVFVKLGPWDNVVEIAGRALEKGADGFTLINTIKGLIVDIETFKPILYYGTGGVSGRCLYPVALRIIRDVYEEYGVDIIGVGGVYDWTDVIGMLAVGAKLVGLGTVLIEKGFSVIEEIRKGLQSYLFEKGLKFEDIIGISVRR; translated from the coding sequence ATGATTAAGATAAAAGATATTACATTTAACGATCCTTTAACGATAGCTTCAGGAATTATACCAGATGTTCCAAATTATGTAACGACAGTTTGTGAGAAATATAAGCCATCTGCAATTACCACGAAAACAGTGACACTTAATCCCTTAGAACCTCATAAACCTCCTACAGTCATAAAACTTCACGATGGTATCTATATGAACGCCATAGGTTTAGGAAATCCGGGTGCAAAGGTCATAAATGAAATGAACGTTTCATGTCCCCTTATAGTAAGCGTTGGTGGTGCTTCCATAAATGAAATAAAAGAAGTGGTAAAAGTTATTGAGAGTAAGGCGAAGATAATAGAAATAAACGTGAGTAGTCCTAACAGAAAAGGTTATGGAGAATCGTTATCTACGTTAATTGGGGATATAGTCGAAAACGTCAAAAGTGTGACCAGATTACCGGTATTTGTTAAATTAGGTCCTTGGGATAACGTTGTTGAAATTGCGGGAAGGGCTTTAGAAAAAGGTGCGGATGGATTTACTCTTATAAATACTATAAAGGGATTAATTGTTGATATAGAGACTTTTAAACCAATTCTCTACTACGGTACGGGTGGAGTTTCTGGTAGGTGCCTTTATCCTGTTGCTCTTAGGATAATAAGAGACGTTTATGAAGAGTATGGAGTTGACATTATAGGAGTTGGCGGTGTATACGATTGGACTGACGTTATTGGAATGTTAGCGGTTGGTGCTAAATTAGTAGGTTTAGGTACTGTATTAATTGAGAAAGGATTTAGTGTTATTGAGGAAATTCGGAAAGGTTTGCAATCCTATTTATTTGAAAAGGGTTTAAAATTTGAAGATATTATAGGTATTTCAGTGAGAAGATAA
- the pyrI gene encoding aspartate carbamoyltransferase regulatory subunit — protein MISSSKRDELIVSKIRNGTVIDHIPAGRALAVLRILGIRGSEGYRVALVMNVESKKIGRKDIVKIEDRVIDEKEASLITLIAPSATINIIRDYVVTEKRHLEVPKQIRGLIKCPNPQCITNNDVEAESRFTTISIKPLKLKCEYCEIYITEDDVIRQIL, from the coding sequence ATGATTAGCTCTTCAAAAAGGGATGAATTAATCGTAAGTAAAATAAGGAACGGTACAGTAATTGATCATATTCCAGCTGGTAGAGCATTGGCAGTATTGAGAATTCTAGGGATAAGAGGAAGTGAAGGCTATAGAGTAGCGTTAGTTATGAATGTAGAAAGTAAAAAAATAGGAAGGAAAGATATAGTGAAAATTGAGGATAGGGTGATTGACGAGAAAGAAGCTAGCCTAATAACACTAATAGCTCCATCTGCTACCATAAATATTATAAGAGATTACGTAGTGACAGAGAAAAGGCATTTAGAGGTTCCAAAGCAGATTAGAGGATTAATAAAATGTCCTAATCCACAGTGTATAACAAATAATGACGTTGAGGCGGAAAGTAGATTTACAACAATTTCAATTAAACCTCTTAAGCTAAAGTGTGAATATTGTGAGATATATATTACAGAAGATGATGTCATAAGGCAGATATTATGA